In the genome of Verrucomicrobiia bacterium, one region contains:
- a CDS encoding alpha-L-fucosidase → MKFKPALLRAAVAFLFVILFSGNFLLAAESDSASLNETPAQKAARLKWWSDGRFGMFIHWGVYSVPAGEWKGKTNYAEWFLEETHMPVSQYEKFADQFNPTNFDALAWARAAKNAGVKYVVITSKHHDGFAMYPTKLSDWSISRTPFKRDPLAELAAACKKEGIHFCLYYTIMDWHSADWGVRRPWNDVAAQSGHPPDMDRFEDYMKGQLHEILTSYGPLGLLWFDGNWESPWTAKRGQEIYDYVRSVQPSVIVNNRVGKPENTPGGGFAKTGEVGDYGTPEQTIPPTGFGPGVYWESCMTMNDHWGYNKADQNFKSTETLVHNLIDCASKGGNYLLNVGPTSAGLIPGPELDRLREIGQWMKVNGAAIYDTSASPFKKLPWGRCTQIANGKSTTLYLHVWKWPNDGKLLVPGLKNSVQSARLLATGKKLKTSADEDGVVIAVPTAAPDSISSTIVLKIKGAPEVEASALKQNADGSIELHAADAEMHGGLQYESGNGKDNIGYWTDADDFAGWTFKVNQPGKFQVAVQTAGQAESNFEISAGGQKISGTAPNTGDYAKFQTTKLNGTLDIPTPGSVKLTVKAVKENWSPTNFKSVSLTPVAAK, encoded by the coding sequence ATGAAATTTAAGCCAGCCCTTCTTCGCGCCGCTGTGGCGTTCTTATTTGTCATTTTATTTTCGGGAAATTTTCTGCTCGCGGCTGAAAGCGACTCAGCTTCACTTAATGAGACGCCGGCACAAAAAGCCGCCCGGCTGAAATGGTGGAGCGACGGCCGGTTCGGCATGTTCATTCACTGGGGTGTTTATTCTGTTCCCGCCGGCGAATGGAAGGGCAAGACGAATTATGCCGAATGGTTTTTGGAGGAGACACACATGCCGGTCAGCCAATATGAAAAATTTGCGGATCAATTTAATCCTACTAATTTCGACGCGCTGGCTTGGGCGCGGGCGGCCAAAAATGCGGGCGTCAAATACGTTGTCATTACCAGCAAGCACCATGACGGCTTCGCGATGTATCCGACAAAATTAAGCGATTGGAGCATCAGCCGCACGCCGTTCAAACGCGATCCGCTCGCTGAACTCGCCGCCGCTTGCAAAAAGGAAGGCATTCATTTTTGCCTTTATTACACCATCATGGATTGGCACAGCGCCGATTGGGGAGTCCGCCGTCCGTGGAACGATGTGGCCGCGCAATCGGGGCATCCGCCGGACATGGATCGGTTTGAAGATTACATGAAGGGCCAGTTGCATGAAATACTCACCAGCTATGGGCCGCTGGGTTTGCTTTGGTTTGACGGTAATTGGGAATCGCCGTGGACGGCGAAACGCGGGCAGGAAATTTACGATTACGTCCGCAGCGTGCAGCCGTCAGTCATCGTCAACAACCGCGTGGGCAAACCGGAGAACACGCCGGGCGGCGGATTTGCGAAGACGGGCGAAGTCGGCGATTACGGCACGCCGGAGCAGACGATTCCGCCGACCGGTTTTGGCCCGGGAGTTTATTGGGAATCGTGCATGACGATGAATGATCACTGGGGTTACAACAAAGCCGACCAGAATTTCAAATCCACCGAAACACTCGTGCACAATCTGATTGATTGCGCGAGCAAAGGCGGAAATTACCTGCTCAACGTCGGACCGACGAGTGCGGGCCTCATACCGGGGCCGGAACTCGACCGGCTGCGTGAAATCGGCCAATGGATGAAAGTGAATGGCGCCGCGATCTATGATACGAGCGCGAGTCCGTTCAAAAAATTGCCGTGGGGACGCTGCACACAAATCGCTAATGGAAAAAGCACGACGCTTTATTTGCACGTTTGGAAGTGGCCGAACGACGGAAAACTGCTCGTGCCGGGGCTCAAAAATTCCGTCCAATCCGCGAGGTTGCTCGCAACCGGAAAGAAATTAAAAACTTCGGCAGATGAAGACGGGGTCGTGATCGCAGTTCCCACCGCCGCGCCGGATTCGATTTCTTCGACCATCGTTTTGAAAATCAAGGGCGCGCCGGAAGTCGAAGCCTCGGCCTTGAAACAAAATGCCGACGGTTCAATCGAGCTTCACGCGGCGGACGCGGAGATGCATGGCGGGTTGCAATATGAAAGCGGCAACGGCAAGGATAATATCGGTTACTGGACGGACGCGGATGATTTCGCCGGCTGGACATTTAAAGTGAACCAGCCCGGGAAATTTCAGGTAGCCGTTCAAACCGCAGGGCAGGCGGAAAGCAATTTTGAGATTTCGGCCGGCGGCCAAAAAATTTCCGGCACTGCGCCCAATACCGGGGATTATGCTAAATTCCAGACCACAAAATTGAATGGAACTTTGGATATTCCCACGCCGGGCAGCGTCAAGCTAACGGTGAAAGCGGTGAAGGAAAATTGGTCGCCCACCAATTTCAAATCCGTCTCGCTCACACCAGTCGCGGCCAAATAA
- a CDS encoding DUF5127 domain-containing protein, which yields MKRIFPKRLLSAAACASIFLFPIVKTAAAAEGAFRPPAVPLVTSDPYLSIWSESDKLTDQATKHWTHRDHSLISLIRVDGKTLRLMGSEPSDAPAMPQISVEVKPTRSIYQFDDSHVHVTLTFMTAALPDDLNALSMPLSYLTWEVNAVDGQSHSVQIYDSTSSQLVVNRTSETVDWAREKAGNLTALRVGTHSQPILGSSGDDHRINWGYAYAAASTKESKSSIGSSAVLISQFVTNGTVPIQDDTRMPRAVTDDQPAMAFVFDLGKISKKPVTRQVMVAYDEIYSIKYFGRKLRPYWRRNGASATDMLQKASHDYAKLLKRCIEFDDQLMADARKIGGEKYAQICALAYRECIAACGLAADANGQPLFFTKENTSNGDIATVDVIFPMAPQLILLSPTLAKASIVPILSYAASSHWKFPNAPHDLGTYPIARGTDDGGEGMPVEESGNLLILCDAIAQEDGNANFVSPWWPQLTQWAHYLEQYGLDPENQLCTDDFMGHLAHNANLSVKAILGLAAYGDLCRMRGDATNADKYKQLAKVDAEHWVKVAGAGDHYLLAFDRPNTWSQKYNLVWDKILGLDIFPPMVAQQEVAFYKSKLQPFGVPLDSRTHLTKTDWSLWSASMATDKADFEAMISPIYDYLNQTTSRDPIADSYQTDRVRSRGMHARPVVGGLFIKMLTDREMWDKWAHRDHGNPANWAALPKPPQVTEVIATSRETPAIWHYTTEKPGEGWTKPDFDDSSWKQGPGGFGTRGTPGAVIGTTWNTGNIWLRREVEIPSGKFNNLQFLTYHDEDVEIYVNGVLASSESGFNGSYLPLEISNEAKQLLKPGAKVMLAVHCHQTEGGQDIDVGLANVMSVEPE from the coding sequence ATGAAACGAATTTTTCCGAAACGTCTTTTGTCAGCCGCCGCGTGTGCTTCAATTTTTTTATTCCCGATAGTTAAAACTGCCGCCGCTGCCGAAGGCGCTTTTCGCCCTCCGGCGGTTCCGCTGGTCACGAGCGATCCGTATCTCAGCATCTGGTCCGAGTCCGACAAGCTGACTGACCAGGCGACCAAACATTGGACGCATCGCGATCATTCGCTCATTAGTTTGATTCGCGTGGATGGAAAGACTTTGCGCCTGATGGGCAGCGAGCCTTCGGACGCTCCCGCGATGCCCCAAATCAGCGTTGAGGTAAAGCCCACCCGCAGCATTTATCAATTTGACGATAGCCACGTTCACGTGACTCTCACGTTCATGACCGCGGCGCTGCCGGATGATCTGAACGCCTTGTCCATGCCGCTGAGTTATCTCACCTGGGAAGTCAACGCCGTGGACGGTCAGTCTCACTCGGTACAGATTTACGACAGCACCAGTTCGCAACTCGTGGTGAACCGGACCAGCGAAACGGTGGATTGGGCGCGTGAGAAGGCCGGCAATTTAACGGCTTTGCGCGTCGGAACCCACAGCCAGCCGATACTTGGTTCTTCCGGTGACGATCACCGCATTAACTGGGGTTACGCTTATGCCGCGGCATCCACCAAAGAATCAAAATCTTCCATCGGCTCAAGCGCGGTCCTCATCAGCCAGTTCGTCACCAATGGAACTGTGCCCATTCAGGATGACACTCGCATGCCGCGCGCCGTGACCGATGATCAACCGGCAATGGCCTTCGTTTTCGACCTCGGAAAAATTTCCAAGAAACCAGTGACCCGGCAGGTGATGGTCGCGTACGACGAAATCTATTCGATCAAATATTTCGGCAGAAAACTTCGCCCGTACTGGCGTCGCAACGGCGCCTCGGCCACGGACATGTTGCAGAAGGCGTCGCACGATTACGCGAAACTTTTGAAGCGCTGCATTGAATTTGACGATCAACTCATGGCGGACGCGCGAAAGATTGGCGGCGAAAAATATGCGCAGATTTGCGCGCTGGCTTACCGCGAGTGTATCGCCGCCTGCGGACTTGCGGCTGATGCGAACGGCCAGCCATTGTTTTTCACGAAGGAAAATACCAGCAATGGCGACATCGCGACCGTGGATGTTATTTTTCCGATGGCTCCGCAACTGATTCTGTTGAGCCCGACGCTCGCCAAGGCGTCCATCGTGCCCATCTTGAGTTACGCCGCATCGTCGCACTGGAAATTTCCGAATGCGCCGCACGACCTTGGCACTTATCCTATCGCGCGTGGCACGGATGACGGCGGCGAAGGCATGCCGGTTGAAGAGAGTGGGAATTTATTGATCCTGTGCGACGCGATTGCGCAGGAAGATGGCAATGCGAATTTTGTTTCTCCGTGGTGGCCGCAGTTGACGCAGTGGGCGCATTACCTTGAGCAATACGGCCTCGATCCCGAAAACCAATTATGCACGGACGATTTCATGGGGCATCTCGCGCACAACGCCAATCTTTCCGTAAAGGCGATTTTGGGGTTGGCCGCTTACGGTGATCTTTGCCGGATGCGTGGCGATGCGACCAATGCCGACAAGTATAAACAACTCGCGAAAGTGGATGCCGAACATTGGGTGAAAGTGGCGGGAGCGGGCGACCATTATCTGCTCGCCTTTGATCGTCCAAATACCTGGAGCCAAAAATATAATCTGGTTTGGGACAAGATTCTCGGCCTCGATATTTTTCCGCCAATGGTCGCGCAGCAGGAAGTCGCTTTTTATAAGAGCAAGCTGCAGCCCTTCGGCGTGCCACTGGATTCGCGCACGCATTTGACCAAGACCGATTGGTCGTTGTGGAGCGCTTCCATGGCCACGGACAAGGCGGATTTCGAAGCCATGATTTCTCCGATTTATGATTACTTGAATCAGACCACCTCTCGCGATCCCATCGCTGACTCTTACCAAACCGATCGCGTCCGCAGCCGGGGCATGCACGCCCGTCCGGTCGTTGGCGGATTGTTTATCAAAATGCTGACCGACCGTGAGATGTGGGACAAGTGGGCCCATCGCGATCACGGAAACCCCGCGAACTGGGCGGCGCTGCCCAAGCCGCCGCAAGTCACGGAAGTGATCGCCACTTCGCGCGAGACTCCCGCCATTTGGCATTACACCACCGAAAAGCCCGGCGAAGGCTGGACGAAGCCGGACTTTGATGATTCATCCTGGAAGCAAGGCCCCGGCGGCTTCGGCACGCGCGGCACGCCCGGCGCCGTCATTGGCACGACTTGGAACACGGGAAATATTTGGCTGCGCCGGGAAGTGGAAATTCCTTCGGGAAAGTTCAACAATCTGCAATTTCTCACCTACCACGATGAAGACGTGGAAATTTATGTTAACGGTGTCCTCGCTTCGTCTGAATCAGGATTCAACGGCAGTTATCTGCCGCTGGAAATTTCCAACGAAGCCAAACAACTCTTGAAGCCCGGCGCAAAAGTGATGCTCGCCGTTCACTGCCATCAAACCGAGGGTGGCCAGGATATTGACGTCGGCTTGGCGAACGTCATGAGCGTTGAACCCGAATAG